The bacterium genome includes the window CTTGGCCAGGTCGATGAAATTCGCCACATGGCCCGGAGCGACCTCGGGGAAGAACCGGATCACGATCTTCCCGAAATCGGTGCTGATCACCGCCACCTCATCCTCCGGGGCGAGCGGCTTGATCTGCGGGACGCCGGGTATCTCGGGCTTGGGCTTGGCGGCCTGCTGCTCGGTGGCCTTGTTGTTGGAACAGCCGGTGGCCAGGGCCAGTGCCAGGCCCAGAACGGAGAGGTTTTTCAGCTTGAACATGTCCGTGATCCTTTCCTTGTCCTCGGGATGCAGCCGGCGAGTCCGTGCGGGGCGCTCTGGGTGAGCAACGCGTCCCGCACGAGCCCGGCGGCGGGGGGCACGGCCCACCGTCCGGCGAGCCTAATCAGAGGAAACGCTCGGTGACGTAGACTCGCTTCATGACAACTTTCTTGAGCGGATGACCGTCCGCATCTGCGGGCAGCTCCGAAATTTTCTGCACCACATCCAGCCCGTCCACCACCTGGCCGAACACCGTGTAGCGGCCGTCCAGCTCGGGCTTGCTCCTGAGCAGGATGTAGAACTGGCTGTTGCCCTTGTCCGGCTCGCCGGCCGGATGCGCCAGTCCGACAAAGCCGCGCAGGTTGCGGCCGCCCTGCTCCAGCGGCACACTGAACCCGGGGTCACCGGCGCCGTCGTCCGACTGGTCGTCGTCCCGCGAGTTGATGTCCCCGCCCTGAATCATGTCGTCGGCCGCCACGTAGTGGAACGACAGCCCGTCGTAGAACCCGCGGGTGACATTGTCGCTGAACGTCCTGGCGGTCGTTTTGGCGGCGTTGGACATCAGCACGAGGACGATCTCACCGTATTCGGTCTCGATCACCACCACGTTGCGGTTGTGTTTCTGGGCCTCGAAATCGCGGAGGGCCGCCAGCTGCATTCCGTTGTGCGGCGGCGGCTCCTGGCAGGCGCCCGCTGCGAGCAGAACTGTCAGGGCGCTCAAAATAAGGAACCGGCTCAATTTGGCGGACATCATTCCCACTCGATATGTGTTTGCAGGATCAGGAATCAGCCGGATAACAAAAAGACAATATAACAGCACAGCCGCCGTTTGACAACGGTTTTAACTCGATGCCGCAAAAGAGGTTACCGCTTGGAGGCCTGCTTGCCCGCGCTGCGCTCGAAAAGAAGCAGCGACTTCTCGGGCAGGCTGTACTGCTCCAGGAAGCTGCGGAACTCGGCGTAATCGGCCACGCTCACCCGGCGCGCGGTCACGGTGAGACGGCGGGTGAGGACCAGCCGGCCAGCCTCGACACGGCAAGCGGTGACCGCGTTGCCGAAACGGCTCTGGCTCAGGTCGGTCTGCGGGCTGTAGGCCACCTGCCAGCCCGCGGGCAGCTCGAGCGTGACCTCGGAGCTGAGCACGAACGACCCGCTGGAGACAAAGTCGTACTCACGCTCGCGCAGCTGCGGAAAGTAGGGCAGCCCGGCGAAATCGAACGGGGCGCGCGGAAGGCGCAGGATCAGCATGTCACCCTGGAGCACGCCCAGCTCGGGGGCGTTGAAATCGAGCGAGGCGCTCGCGGGAAGGCAGAGGTCTTTCAGGTCGCTCAGGCGCCAGGATTCGAGGCTCGCGCCCTCGTTGATCGAGTTGGCGGCCTGCTGGAAATTTTTCTCCAGGTCCACCGGGGTGAGGTCCATCAGCGCGGCGCGGGCCTGGGCGTCGAACAGCCCGTCGCACTGCGTCTCGTAGCGGCCGCTCACGTTGCCCTGGCTGTCCAGCTTGAGGCTGGCGGTGGTCAGCGACAGGCTTTTTTCGGGCGGGAACTCGGTGGTGCGGAACAGGGCGCCTCCGCTTGGCATCACCACTACCGCGCGGGCAGCCTGGCCGCTGTTGAAATAGCCGTAGCGGTTGTAGCGCGCCATAGGCACGAGCCACATACCGCTTCGCTTGGCCCCGTCGTACAACGGATTGGAGAACACCGAGTCCTCGACCGTGCGGGTGACATAGACCGCCATCCGCGAGAACTGCGCCGCCGATGGCACCTGATCCGAGGAAACATCGATCTGGTCGGCTCCGGTCAGGGCGGGGAAATTCTCGAACCCGGCCGCGCTGAGAAGCGAGCTGAGAAGGACGGTTTTGTCCAGTTGCTCGCCGTACATGTTTTCGAGCACCTTGGAGGCGGCGTGCGGTTTCCAGCCGGCCAGGCCCAGGCTGAGCGGGATGTTGCGCACGTTTTTCTGCACGAACAGGCTGATCGCGCGGATGCTGTCGGCGGGCGTGGCGCAGCCACGGGTCAGCTCGGCGGCCTTGGCGCGGATCGCCTCATCCGGTGCGGCCGCGGGGTAGAACTGCGCGGCCAGCCAGCGGCCCAGCCTCTCCCAGGATTCCACGTTGGAAAACAACAGGCTGGGGGCATAGGCCAGCACCGGAGGCATGTCGGGGATGCGGGTGATCATTGGAACGTTCGTGGAATGCCAGCGGTAGAGCCGCGTGCCGCCCTCGCGCGTCACCTCGGCCGATGCCAGGCCGTTGTCCGTGCGCACCAGCGGCTCGTGGAACGACTCGGGCAGCACCAGCTCGTAGCTCTTGTCCAGCACCGGCTCCTCGCCGCGGAACACCTCGAGGTCGCCGTAGGGGCGCACCCCGGCCACCATCGTATCCGGGCGGCTGTCCGTACGCACGTGCAGCTCCACCACCACGTCCGGGCCGATCGAGGGGAACGAGATGACTTTCTGCTTGATATCGGCGTAGACCGCCGCTCCGACCAGCTCGGGCGGGGTGATGACGTTGATCGCCTTGTCCTCCACCGGCACGCTGCTGCCGTCCGGCAGCCAGGTGCGGGCGGTGAGGATGCTCAGGCTGTCGGTCTTCTCGTCGTACATGCGTTTCTGGTCGCCGAAACCGCGGCCGCGGTCCTTGAGGACCTTGACCAGAATGTGCTCATCCAGGCTCTGCGATCCGTCCGCCTTGACAGTCAGGCGCTTGTGGTCGTAGAGAATGATCGCCCCGGCCTCGGGGTACTCGGCCGCCCCGGGGGCGGAGCTGACCAGGCGCTGGACCTCCTGGGCGCTCAAATCCGGGGCTGCAACCGCCTGTGCGGCGGGCGCGGCGGCCAGGGCCGCGCTCAGGGCGAGTGCCGCGGCGAGGGCCTGACCCCTGCTGTGGAATGCTTTCATGGTTTCCCTTTTCCGGACTTGCGGTTGGTTGGGACCCGTTTCAGGCCCGACTCAGTTGGAAGCGCCGGAGGCGCCCTTGGCGCTCTTGCCGTCACGCTCCAGAATAATCTCGCCGCGGCCGCTGCGCGAGCTGGTGCGCAGGATCTTTTTCAGCTCCAGGTACTGGGCCGGGTCGAGCTGCTTGGAATCGATCAGGAACTGCTTGCTGTAATCGACCGTGAGGCCGGGGGTGCTCTCGCCGCCTTTGGAACTGTTGTAGTTCATGTCGTAGGACAGAGGCCCGGAACTGAGGTCCACCTCGCTGGGCAGGGATTTCACGTGCCAGCCCGCGGGCAGGACCAGGCTCTCTTTCTGCTCCGAGCCGAGGGTCACTCCCAGGTCGAACGTGTAGTTGCGCTCGGGCAGACCGGCATCGGCCAGGAACTGGCGCAGGATCAGCTCGAAGCTGTTGGTCGCCACCGGGGAGCGCACCAGAAGGTAGTTGCCGGCCTGGACCGCGTACTTGTCGATCTCGTAGCTGAACTTGATCCCGAAAGCGTGGTAGAGGTCCTCAGGGTCGCTGGTGGAAAACCCGGTCAGCACGGCGCCCGGGTGGACCCGGGTGATCACCTGCTGCCAGAAATTGGCGAGCTGGCGTGGCTGATAGCGCTTGCACCAGCCGCGGAATGCGGTGTCGTAGATGCCGCGGGTGTCGACAGTCACCTCGCTGGTCAGCTTGCCGGCGGCATCCACCCGGGTGCGGGCCGAGATGGAGCCGAGGTTGTCACGGGCCGGGGAGTGGGCGCTGGTCTGAAGGTCCACACCCTCGGGGGTGCAGACCAGCATCGAGGCATCCGCCTCGACCGTGAGCAGAAGGTCCACCGTGTTCTCCACGGTCGGGTCGGCGAAATAGAACCCGCCCTTGCCGTCCGGCAGGGCCACGATGGCGTGGTTGAAAGCGATGGTCGGGATCTCGCTGTCGATCTTCTCGCCGGCGCGGGTCAGGACCACGTAGCTCTTGATCCCCACCACGTCCAGCATGGTGGCCATCAGCACGGCCACATCGCGGCAAACCCCGTAGCGGGTGGAGAGGGTCTCGGTGGCTGGCTTGGGCTCGAACCCGGCTTTCTTGCCGGTGCCGAGGCCCATGTAGCGGATTTTCTGGGCCACGAAATGGTAGATCGCCAGTATCTTGGCGTCATCGGTAGTCAGCGTGTCGGTCAGGGCGTGGGTGATCGCGCGCAGGCTGTCGTCCTGGACCCGGAACTTGCCGGTCATGTCGCACCACCAGCGGCTGACCTCGTTCCAGGAGCCGAGGGTGGAGGCCAGCACGCGCGGGGCGAAGCTCAGCAGGCTGGGCATGGCCGGCTCCTCCACGATCCGCTGGACATCCCGGGCGGTCCACTCGTAGCTCACCCGGCCGTCTTTTCCCGCAGTCTTGAACTCCAGCGCGCCATCCTTGACCAGGTGGTGCAGGGGCCGCTCCGCCGGACCGTCCACCCGCACCTGCTTGAACAGGATCGGGTCGCCGCTCTGGAAGACCTCGATCAGGTCGTACTGGCCCTCGATGGGCGGCAGGAAACAGGAATCGAGCACCGAGTACTCGATGGCGTCGCCGACCTCGAGATTGGGGAACGTGACCATCTGCACCCGCGCGTTGGCGTCGTAGATGTTCATCTGGGCCAGCGCGGGGTGGGTGACATCCTTTATCATCTCGGCCGGCACGTCCACCACCCGGCCATCCGCCTTGATCACCCGGGCCATCTCGATCCGCACGGCGTCATACTGGCGGGTGTAGTCGAACCCGGCCTCGCCGTAGTTCTCCTTGCCCGGCTCGGTCAGCACCTTGACCAGCTCATAGCTGCGGTCCAGGTAGGTGCCGTCCGCGTTGTATTTCACATCCCGGCGGCTTTCCAGCACCACGGCGTTGGCATCCGGGTACTTGGCGGCGTCCACCGCGTTCAGGCGGGCCATAATCTCGGCGGCCGCGGTGTCGGCGGCAGCCAGGGGCCGGGCGCTAAGGCCCAGGGCCGGCAGCAACAGCAGCGCGAGCGCCCGGGTCCAGGTCCTTATTTTCATTTTCAGCTCCTTGTTGAGTACTGACTGCGGCCGGGGCCTGAATCAAGCCGGCGCCGGATCGGGAACCTGTTCAACGTTAAGCCGTGGGCGGGTGTTTGTCAATCAAGAGCTTGCGCCCGCGACCGAAAAAAACGGCGAAAAGCCGGGGACAGTTTCGGCTGTCTCGATCAAGCTTGACCGGTCGGGTTTTACTCGCTATGTTGCCGATTTGAATCCGAAGCGGGTCACACGCTCCGGGACTACTTCGGGCATGGCTTCGGCGACGCATTCCGCGATAAGTACGAATATCGCGGATAAGTAATGTGCGCAAAGAATTTACATTGTTATACCCCCGTCGGGCAACTATATTTTTTACGTTTTCACACAACAGACAATACTGTTCGGCATTGAATCCCCGCAGCCACTATGTATTAAGCTACCCCGAGGAGGAGGCACCGTGTCGAGATTGCGTGGCTTTCTGCTGTCACTGGCCGTGTTCGCGGCGTTCGTTTCGAGCGGACGGGCCGAGGAGGTCAAGGTCTACAGCGCACCGCTGACCATCCCCACCTACCAGATCGGCGCTCCCGAGCAGATGCCGGCTTTCGGGAAGATGGTCTACCCCTACGCCATGTTGGACAAGCTGACCGACAACAAGGTGCAGAAACAGTACAACGCCCTCTGGGTGGAGAATGAATATGTCAAGGCCCTGGTGCTGCCCGAGATCGGCGGCCGCCTGCACGGGGCGCAGGACAAGACCAACGGCTACCAGTTCCTGTACGACCAGGTGACCATAAAGCCCGGCCTGGTGGGTATGACCGGGGCCTGGATCTCCGGCGGCGTGGAGTGGAATTTCCCTCACGGCCACCGTCCCTCCGGCTTCCGCAACACGGACTGGACCCTCCAGGAGAACCCGGACGGCTCCAAGACCGCCTGGACCGGCGAGATCGACCTGGTCTACGGGATGCGCTGGGCCGTGGGCACCACCGTGTACCCGGGGCGTAACTGGGTCGAGACCAAGGTGCGCCTGTACAACTGCACCCCCTACGCCCAGTCGTTCCAGTACTGGGCCACCGCCGCGGTGCGAATCACCGAGAACTACCAGGCCGTGATCCCCGGTGAGATCGCCACCGGCCACTACAAGCACGATTTCTACCACTGGCCTATCAACGACGGCGTGAACATCAGCTACTGGAAGAACATCCCGCCGGCCTCCAGCTTCTTCTCCTGGGAATCCAAGTCCGACTATTTCGGCGGCTACTCTCCCGAGTCCAAGGGCGGCATGGTCCATTTCGCCGACCACAACATCGTGCGCGGCAAGAAACTCTGGACCTGGGGCACCGCGCCCAGCGGCCGCATCTGGGAGAAAATCCTGACCGACGGCGACGCGCCCTATTTCGAGCCGCAGGCCGGGGCCTATTCCGACAACCAGCCCGACTACCACTGGATACTGCCCGGCGAGACCAAGGTGTTCACGCACTACTGGTTCCCGGTCCGCGACATCGGGGTCTACGATTACGCCAACCTCGAGGGTGCGCTGAATATCGAGCTGGACAAGGGCAAGGCCAAGTTCGGCTGGTCGCCCACCGGCAAGAACGAGGGCGCAAAAGTGGTCCTGAGCGCCAAGGGCGGCGAAATCTACTCCAAAACCGTGAGCGCCGACCCGGCCAAGCCGTTCATCGACGAGGTCAAGGCGCCCAAGGGCGTGGACCTGTACGACCTGACCATGACCGTGATCTCGGCCAAGGGCGACACCCTGCTCACCTTTGCCCACCCACGGCCGACCAACCCGCCGCTGCCCACACCGGCCCCGCGTGACCCGAAGCCGGCGGATGTGAAGAGCGTGGATGAGCTGTTCACCATCGGCGACCGCACCGAGAAGTTCCGCGAGATCGAGCGGGCGCTGCCCTACTACGAGGAAGCTCTGCGCCGTGACCCGGGCGATGTGCGCACCAACACCGCGCTCGGGCTGATCGAGCTCAAGCAGGGCTCGTTCGAGAAAGCCCTGCCGCTGTTCGAAAAATCGCTGGAGCGGGACGCGGCTTTTTACAAGGCCTGGTACTACAAAGGTATGGCCCAGCTCTGGCTCGGGCAGGAGGCGGACGCCGAGTTCAGCCTCAACCGCGCCAGCTACGATTTCACGTATTATGCCGCCGCCGAGATGGACCTGGCCCAGCTGGCCCTGCGTCAGGGCCGCCCGGAGAAAGCCCTGGAGCACATCGAGCGCTCGGTCCGCGGCAACGGTGACAACGTGGAGGCCATCGATGTAAAGGGCTTGATCCTCAATAAGCTGGGACGCAACCAGGAGGCCCTGGCCCTGGCCGAGAGCGTGCGCAAGACCGATCCGCTCGACCTGCTCTCTCTGGCGGTGAAGGGCCTGGCCCTGCGTGACCTGGGCCGCGGCTCCGAGGCCGGGGATGTGAGGGACGAGGCGCTGAAGATCATGCGCGGCGACGCGCAGAACAACATCGAGCTGGCGCTGCGCCTGGGCCGCTGCGGTATGTACGACCTGGCCTCGATGGTGCTCTCCAACGCCACCGAGAGCGGCGACAACAACGCGATGCTCCTGTACTACGATGCCTGGTACAACCACCTGGCCGGCAACGAGAGCCGCGCCGCCGCCCTGCTGAGCCAGGCCGCGAAAGGCTCCAGCCGCTACGTGTTCCCCAACCGTCTCGAGGCCCTGCCGGTGCTGAACTGGGCCCTGCAGAAGAATGGCTCCGATGCCCTGGCGCTGTATTTCCTGGGCCATGTGCTCTACAATTTCGACCGCCAGGGCGAGGCCGTCGAGGCCTGGAAGAAATCCGCCGCCCTGGACGGCGGCAACGCCGTGGCTTGGCGCAACCTGGGCTTTGCGCTGAACGAGAAGAAAGAGTACGCCGCCGCGGCCGAGGCCTATACCGCCGCCCTCAAGGCCGATCCCTCATCCGGCCAGGCGCTGTACGAGTTCGACGCGGTGAACAAGAAGCTGGGCAAGGACATGGATGCGCGCCTGGCGGTCCTGGAAGCGAACATGAACGCGGTCGAGGCCTGCGATCCGGCCCTGACCCAGCTCATCTCGCTCTACGTGCAGAAAGGCCGCTACGAGGAAGCTCTCAAGTACCTGTCCGACCACCATTTCCATTCGTGGGAGGGCCGCTACGGCATACACCAGTACTGGGTCGAGAGCAACATCATGAAGGGTGACGCCGCTTTCGCCAAGAACGATTTCCAGAGCGCCTTGGCCGCTTACCAGGCCTCGATGCAATACCCCGAGAACCTCGAGGTGGCCGAGCCGTTCCGCGCCAACCATGCCCGCAAGGAGTACAAGATCGGCCTGGCCCTGGAAGCCCTGAGCCAGAAAGGCGAGGCGCGCAAGATGTTCCAGAAGGTGGTCGAGGTCCAAACCCGCCCGGATGACGCACACCAGTACTACCGCGGACTGGCCCTGGCCAAGCTGGGCAGGAAAGCCGAGTCGACCAAAGTGTTCCAGGATTTCCTGGCCGCGGTGCAGAGCAAGCCCGAGACCAACGACCACGTGATCGAGGATGGGATCAATTTCGACCCGGACCGCCGGGCCGAGGCGATCCAGGACTACAAGCTGTCCCTGGCCTACGAGGGCCTGGGCGACAAGGCGCAGTCCGACTCCTACCGGACCAAGGCCCTGTCCGAGGACCCGATCGTGTCCCTGCGCGCTGTCAGCCCGCCGCGCGCTGGCTGGTGAGTTGGCTCGGATAAAATAGCAGGAATGAGAAACGGCGTCCGGAGAGGTTCTCCGGGCGCCGTTTCTGTATTCCATACTCCAGCCGGCTTTTCGTCTTCTCAATCCCCCGGCGGCCGGGTCTTCCATCTCCTGTGCGGCCAGAACCAGTGCTCGGGCCGCTGGCGCACAAAATCCTCCAGGCGGCGGGTGTACCAGGCGGTCAGCTCGCGCACGAACTGCTCCCGGTCGACAGTTTCTGGCCGCGGCGCGCGCTCGAAATGCACCCGCCAGCGCCCGTCCGGCAGCGGCAACATGAGCGTGAACACCACCGGGCAGCCGTAGCGGAACGCGTAGAGCGCGGGGCCCTTGGGCGTGGAGGCGGGCCGTCCCAGAAACGGGACGAACTCGCCCTCGCCGTGGGCGTCCTGGTCGGCCAGGAAACTGACTATCCGTCCCTGGCGCAACGCGCGCGGCACGGCGCGTGGGGCCTGGGTCACCGGGATCAGGCGCATCCCGCTCGCAGTGCGCATCCGGGTGACATAGCGGTGGAACCAGGGGTTTTTCTGCCCCCGCGCGATCACGTCCAGCGGGTAGCCCAGGCGGGCGGTGTAGGCGCCCATCAGTTCCCAGTCGCCGTAGTGGAAAGTCACGTTCACCACGCCGCGGCCCTCGGCCAGGGCCTCCTCCAGCACCGCGCGGCCGTCCATCTCGATCAGCGCGGCCATCCGTTCGGTGGAGAGCGTGGGAGCGAGGAACATCTCCACGAACACCCGCCCCAGGTTTACGTAGCAGCGCCGGCCCAGGCTTTCCAGCTCCGGCGCGCCCAGGTCCGGGAACGAGAGGGCCAGCTCGCGCCGCACTTCCCCGCGCCGCATCCCGATCCGGTCCCAGGCGAACTCGCCCAGCCGTCCGCCGAACGCCAGGGCGGTCCGCTGGGGTGCGGCACGCAAGGCCGCGATTGCGACACGGGCCGCGACATATTCGAGCAGATGGGAGACTTTTTTCCAGGCGCCCGGCACACCACCTCCAGGATTCAAGCTGATAATCAAGCTCAAGCCGGGCTAAATCTTTGCGCGGCTTCGATGTAAGTTTTTGAGACCCAATTCATTGACAAACCGTCGACCAACTATAATATTTAACCCGGAATAAGCGCAAGTGATTGTGTGACCTGCATCCGCAGGCGACGCGCCCCTCAATCGCCCGGACACCCCGATGCTTGAGCCTTTCTACGACCGTCTGCTGGCAAAACTTGACAGCCTGCTGGAACGTTTTTTCCGCCGCCCCGAGGAAACCGAGGCGGTCTCGTTCCAGCGTCATCTGGGCGATCCGCACAAGATTCTGCTCGTGCCGGGCGAGTCGCTGGATGACCTGGCGCTGGCGGCTGTTTTCATCCGGGCCACGGCGGAGCGTTTCCCCAAAGCCGAGGTCTGCGTGCTGACCGCGCCGGACCAGGCCTGCCTGCTGGAGAACCTGGGGCGTGTCCGGGCGATCGGCCGCGAGCACCGGGGGAGCCATTACCTGGAGGGCGATTTCCACAAGACCACGACCCTGCTGCAGAAGGAAAATTTCGACTGGGCAGTGAATCTTTCGTTCGACTCGGCGCGCGGCGAGACAATGATCGTGCAGCACAGCGGGGCGCGGGTGCGCACCGGCATCCCCACGGTGCTCAGCAGCCGCCATTACAACCTTCTGCTCAAGACTCCGCCCTCCGACACGCTGTACCTGGAGCGCATGTCGCACCTTTTCAGGGCCTTGCAGGTCAATGGGCCTTTCGAATCGAGCCGGCCGGTGATCCAGCCCACTGCCGAGGAGCTGGAGAAAGCCGTCCTGTTCATCCGTCACCGGCGGAGGCAGGCTGCGGGCGGCTCATTTATCGTCTGCGTACCGAGCTGGCGGCCGGGCCAGAAATCTCTGGTGCAGAATTTGCAAGCTTTCCTGACGGAGCTGACCCATGCGCACGATCCGATCAACCTGGTGATCGCCTCCAACCTCGTTCCGGAGAACGAGTCGGATAAACTGGAACCGTTCAGTGCCTGCGTCCATCGTTTCAACAACCTCCGGAACATGCTGGCAGCCCTGCAAGCCAGCGACAAAGTGGTCACCAACAACGCCGGAGTCGCCTGTCTGGTCAGCCGTCTGGGCACCGCAGTGGACCTTTTCGGGTTCGACCGGGAGTACCTGGACCGACTGGATAAACCGGACCTGAAAGGCATCCGTCTCCACAACTCGTGGAAAGCGGAGCAGCTCGTTGCGCAGCCCACATCCTGAAACGCTTGCAGGAGCCGGGTTTACCGCGAATGACCGCTTTTACGCGACATCTGTCCGACCTGGGACTCGATTTGCCGGCCACGGCTGAGCTGGAGGACTCCCTGGAGAAAACCTCTCCAGGCCTCGAGCACGCCCTGGCCGCCCAAGCCGAGCCGTCCGACACATTTCCCCCACAAGGCACGCTCCTCCTCGTCCCGACGGATGAAAGCCCGGCCGCCCGCGACGCGCTTGAATCCCTGCTGGCGCAGAGACTGATCGAGGGCGCACCGGCGCTGGTGCTCGACCTGGACATCTCCGCCCCCCACGAACGGCTCCTGGGAGAGGCGGGACGGGAGGGGCTGAGCGACCATTTCCTCTACGGCGTCTCCCGCGACAAATTGCCCGGCGCGAGCCGTGATTTCCCCGGGGTGGGAGTGATCCCGCCCGGGACCTACACCCCCCGCGCGGCTGACATCTACCGCGACCGCAAGTGGCCGGGCCTTCTGGAATGGCTGGGCAACCTCGGACGCGGCCCGCTGATCCTGATCGCCCCGCCGCTGTCCTGTCACCGTGACCTGGCCTGTCTGCCCGCCGTGAGTTCGGTGCTGCTGTTCGCGGGTGATGACCCCGCAGCCGCCCAGAGCCTGCCGGACAACCTGGCGGTGCTGAAAGCCCGTCTGCCCGAGACCACCGGCCTGCGCCTGCTCTGGAGCGGCGAGCCGCAGGAGCCGCCCGAGGCCCCGGCCGCCGTTCCGGAGGTTGTCGAGGCAGCCGCGGCTGAGCCTGTCGCCGAGGCGCCCGACTTGACAGAGGCGGCCCTCCCGGGCGAGGAGAGTTTCGATCTGGGCGACATGGAGCTGTCGCCGGGGGAGCTGTCCGCGGCGGCTGAGGCTGAGACCCCGCTGGAGGAGCTGTCCCTGGAGGAGCTTAACCCGCTGGAGGAGCTTTCCACCGGGGAACCGGAATTGACAGAGGCGGCCCTCCCGGGCGAGGAGAGTTTCGACCTGGGCGACATGGAGCTGTCGCCGGAGGAGCTGTCCGCGGCGGCTGAGGCTGAGACCCCGCTGGAGGAGCTGTCCCTGGAGGAGCTTCCGCCTCTGGAGGATGCCTCTGACGGGCCGCTGGCTGAGACCGGTCCGGTTGAGCCGTCCGTCGGTCGCGGCAAGCCCGCGAAAAAGGCTGCCGCAGGGGCCGGGGAGGATGAGGGTGAGATTTACCTGCCCCGCGAGCTGCTGTTCCTGGATGAGGAGGATGAACGCCGCGGGGCCGGTTCGGAGGGTAAATCCTTCGAGCAGGAGCTGCGCGACCTGAGCCGCGGCGAGCTGCCGGACCTGCCCCCTGAGCCGCGCCTGCCCCGTGCTGCGGAAACGCCCCGGGCGGCGCAAGAGGCGACCACGCAGTTCGAGGATGAACTGGGTGGAGAGGAGATGGAACTGGCGTCCGGGTCCGACCTGACCGCCCAAGAGCAGGAGCGGCAGGAGCCGGACCTGTCCGAGGCGCTGTTCACGGATGCCGGGACTGAGCTGGAGGAGGAGCCGGCCCCAAAGCCGCGCAAGTCCTCGCCAGTGCTCGACCCGGAACAGGCGGAGAAAGCCCTGCAGAAAATCGAGGGCTTCGAGGAGACCCTGAGCGCTCCGGAGGAGACGCTGGAGGACCTGCACCTGGAGGTCGACCCGCTGGACCAGGGTGAACCAGAGGCCGCGGAGCCTGAGCATGAACCTGAGCCTGTGGACCTGGAGGAACTGCCGGTTGG containing:
- a CDS encoding DUF3857 and transglutaminase domain-containing protein; the protein is MKIRTWTRALALLLLPALGLSARPLAAADTAAAEIMARLNAVDAAKYPDANAVVLESRRDVKYNADGTYLDRSYELVKVLTEPGKENYGEAGFDYTRQYDAVRIEMARVIKADGRVVDVPAEMIKDVTHPALAQMNIYDANARVQMVTFPNLEVGDAIEYSVLDSCFLPPIEGQYDLIEVFQSGDPILFKQVRVDGPAERPLHHLVKDGALEFKTAGKDGRVSYEWTARDVQRIVEEPAMPSLLSFAPRVLASTLGSWNEVSRWWCDMTGKFRVQDDSLRAITHALTDTLTTDDAKILAIYHFVAQKIRYMGLGTGKKAGFEPKPATETLSTRYGVCRDVAVLMATMLDVVGIKSYVVLTRAGEKIDSEIPTIAFNHAIVALPDGKGGFYFADPTVENTVDLLLTVEADASMLVCTPEGVDLQTSAHSPARDNLGSISARTRVDAAGKLTSEVTVDTRGIYDTAFRGWCKRYQPRQLANFWQQVITRVHPGAVLTGFSTSDPEDLYHAFGIKFSYEIDKYAVQAGNYLLVRSPVATNSFELILRQFLADAGLPERNYTFDLGVTLGSEQKESLVLPAGWHVKSLPSEVDLSSGPLSYDMNYNSSKGGESTPGLTVDYSKQFLIDSKQLDPAQYLELKKILRTSSRSGRGEIILERDGKSAKGASGASN
- a CDS encoding peptidylprolyl isomerase, coding for MSAKLSRFLILSALTVLLAAGACQEPPPHNGMQLAALRDFEAQKHNRNVVVIETEYGEIVLVLMSNAAKTTARTFSDNVTRGFYDGLSFHYVAADDMIQGGDINSRDDDQSDDGAGDPGFSVPLEQGGRNLRGFVGLAHPAGEPDKGNSQFYILLRSKPELDGRYTVFGQVVDGLDVVQKISELPADADGHPLKKVVMKRVYVTERFL
- a CDS encoding lysophospholipid acyltransferase family protein — encoded protein: MPGAWKKVSHLLEYVAARVAIAALRAAPQRTALAFGGRLGEFAWDRIGMRRGEVRRELALSFPDLGAPELESLGRRCYVNLGRVFVEMFLAPTLSTERMAALIEMDGRAVLEEALAEGRGVVNVTFHYGDWELMGAYTARLGYPLDVIARGQKNPWFHRYVTRMRTASGMRLIPVTQAPRAVPRALRQGRIVSFLADQDAHGEGEFVPFLGRPASTPKGPALYAFRYGCPVVFTLMLPLPDGRWRVHFERAPRPETVDREQFVRELTAWYTRRLEDFVRQRPEHWFWPHRRWKTRPPGD
- a CDS encoding DUF5107 domain-containing protein translates to MSRLRGFLLSLAVFAAFVSSGRAEEVKVYSAPLTIPTYQIGAPEQMPAFGKMVYPYAMLDKLTDNKVQKQYNALWVENEYVKALVLPEIGGRLHGAQDKTNGYQFLYDQVTIKPGLVGMTGAWISGGVEWNFPHGHRPSGFRNTDWTLQENPDGSKTAWTGEIDLVYGMRWAVGTTVYPGRNWVETKVRLYNCTPYAQSFQYWATAAVRITENYQAVIPGEIATGHYKHDFYHWPINDGVNISYWKNIPPASSFFSWESKSDYFGGYSPESKGGMVHFADHNIVRGKKLWTWGTAPSGRIWEKILTDGDAPYFEPQAGAYSDNQPDYHWILPGETKVFTHYWFPVRDIGVYDYANLEGALNIELDKGKAKFGWSPTGKNEGAKVVLSAKGGEIYSKTVSADPAKPFIDEVKAPKGVDLYDLTMTVISAKGDTLLTFAHPRPTNPPLPTPAPRDPKPADVKSVDELFTIGDRTEKFREIERALPYYEEALRRDPGDVRTNTALGLIELKQGSFEKALPLFEKSLERDAAFYKAWYYKGMAQLWLGQEADAEFSLNRASYDFTYYAAAEMDLAQLALRQGRPEKALEHIERSVRGNGDNVEAIDVKGLILNKLGRNQEALALAESVRKTDPLDLLSLAVKGLALRDLGRGSEAGDVRDEALKIMRGDAQNNIELALRLGRCGMYDLASMVLSNATESGDNNAMLLYYDAWYNHLAGNESRAAALLSQAAKGSSRYVFPNRLEALPVLNWALQKNGSDALALYFLGHVLYNFDRQGEAVEAWKKSAALDGGNAVAWRNLGFALNEKKEYAAAAEAYTAALKADPSSGQALYEFDAVNKKLGKDMDARLAVLEANMNAVEACDPALTQLISLYVQKGRYEEALKYLSDHHFHSWEGRYGIHQYWVESNIMKGDAAFAKNDFQSALAAYQASMQYPENLEVAEPFRANHARKEYKIGLALEALSQKGEARKMFQKVVEVQTRPDDAHQYYRGLALAKLGRKAESTKVFQDFLAAVQSKPETNDHVIEDGINFDPDRRAEAIQDYKLSLAYEGLGDKAQSDSYRTKALSEDPIVSLRAVSPPRAGW
- a CDS encoding DUF3857 domain-containing protein; protein product: MKAFHSRGQALAAALALSAALAAAPAAQAVAAPDLSAQEVQRLVSSAPGAAEYPEAGAIILYDHKRLTVKADGSQSLDEHILVKVLKDRGRGFGDQKRMYDEKTDSLSILTARTWLPDGSSVPVEDKAINVITPPELVGAAVYADIKQKVISFPSIGPDVVVELHVRTDSRPDTMVAGVRPYGDLEVFRGEEPVLDKSYELVLPESFHEPLVRTDNGLASAEVTREGGTRLYRWHSTNVPMITRIPDMPPVLAYAPSLLFSNVESWERLGRWLAAQFYPAAAPDEAIRAKAAELTRGCATPADSIRAISLFVQKNVRNIPLSLGLAGWKPHAASKVLENMYGEQLDKTVLLSSLLSAAGFENFPALTGADQIDVSSDQVPSAAQFSRMAVYVTRTVEDSVFSNPLYDGAKRSGMWLVPMARYNRYGYFNSGQAARAVVVMPSGGALFRTTEFPPEKSLSLTTASLKLDSQGNVSGRYETQCDGLFDAQARAALMDLTPVDLEKNFQQAANSINEGASLESWRLSDLKDLCLPASASLDFNAPELGVLQGDMLILRLPRAPFDFAGLPYFPQLREREYDFVSSGSFVLSSEVTLELPAGWQVAYSPQTDLSQSRFGNAVTACRVEAGRLVLTRRLTVTARRVSVADYAEFRSFLEQYSLPEKSLLLFERSAGKQASKR